The following proteins come from a genomic window of Brevibacillus antibioticus:
- the edeJ gene encoding edeine non-ribosomal peptide synthetase EdeJ produces the protein METTISQNILLTSRKFSREEQYWQEKLQGEWTLSLLPTEGTEKERDGVEETKEISFVFPDDLNAAVAAHCDHHPMKLYLFLLSTFQIMLNRYKQTDDMIILTPVFQNPLPPNAWNRVLPLRVRMHQEATFAEVAKEGKQLVKEAIEHQNYPFSQMMQWLELADKDLMTLLDTAFVLENMQDITALEGLSLQVVFAFKQTEDGITGRVRYVGEQFEEAVIERMINHYQQILREVVVDPKRLIHTIDMLTAAERTDLLYTRNQTDVSHSAPKPIHQLIEEQAARTPHLTAAVFGNKTLTYAQLNGKANGLARMLRASGIGKGSCVPVLMNRSLNLVISLLAVMKTGAAFVPLDVQSPSERKKQLLDELDCPVTLIGPEIRQEPSFLQLTRAVIVDADEIREEEDFHIQVDVDDPIYVIYTSGSTGKPKGVVIPHIGIFNRFRWMDEHYGCTEQDAIFQTTPHHYDSSVWQLFWPLLHGGRTVLPIPEFEMTLDQVLNAISTYQITITDFVPSVFNLLVDQMETRMDIHDSLSSIRHLILGGEEITAHTVHLFLQRFPHVRITNLYGPTETSIGVIYFEIDHTHEGPIPIGKPIANTKILLLGSNRKLVPAGHQGEIYITGLCLGHGYLHDPEKTAASFVDNPYPEIGYQKLYRTGDLGRYLPNGNIKFCGRIDHQVKVRGHRIELGEIDEVLLSHPLVKECAVIFEEEKARLCAYYVANAQELTASDLRGYLSERLPDHMIPSFFVSIEKMPLTAGGKINRKLLPEVDEQQVSDAEYVAPRNEKEEQLVTIWKEILGIEKVGVHDSFFQLGGNSLLLLKMHAQMVKQVDSEISVAHLFSYYTIAMFVDFLEQRKQDQFASMEDQSDDDESLLELLREVKEGVLSVDKGAELIDKRKGK, from the coding sequence ATGGAGACTACTATTTCGCAAAACATTCTGCTAACCAGTCGGAAATTTAGCCGGGAGGAGCAGTACTGGCAAGAGAAGTTACAGGGAGAGTGGACGCTCTCCCTCCTTCCAACCGAAGGGACGGAGAAGGAACGCGATGGGGTGGAGGAGACAAAAGAAATATCTTTTGTCTTTCCTGATGATTTGAATGCTGCTGTTGCGGCCCATTGCGATCATCATCCGATGAAGCTCTATCTGTTCCTTCTGTCGACGTTTCAAATCATGCTGAATCGGTATAAACAGACGGACGACATGATCATTCTCACGCCCGTCTTTCAGAATCCGCTTCCCCCTAATGCTTGGAATCGGGTGCTGCCGCTGCGTGTACGGATGCATCAAGAAGCTACTTTTGCAGAAGTGGCGAAAGAGGGTAAGCAGCTGGTCAAAGAGGCAATTGAGCATCAGAACTATCCGTTTTCGCAAATGATGCAATGGCTTGAACTAGCCGACAAGGACCTGATGACACTGCTGGATACAGCCTTCGTTTTAGAAAACATGCAAGATATTACTGCTTTAGAAGGCCTGTCCTTGCAAGTGGTGTTTGCATTCAAGCAAACAGAAGATGGAATAACAGGACGTGTTCGGTATGTGGGCGAGCAGTTCGAAGAGGCTGTCATCGAACGGATGATCAACCATTATCAACAAATTCTTCGTGAAGTGGTCGTCGATCCCAAACGCTTGATTCACACAATCGATATGTTGACAGCAGCAGAGCGGACTGATCTGTTGTACACCCGAAATCAAACGGACGTTTCTCATTCTGCTCCAAAGCCGATCCATCAACTGATCGAGGAACAGGCAGCGCGGACGCCTCATCTAACAGCCGCTGTGTTTGGCAACAAAACACTTACCTACGCTCAACTTAATGGCAAAGCCAATGGCCTTGCACGTATGTTGAGGGCCAGCGGTATCGGAAAAGGAAGCTGTGTTCCAGTCTTGATGAATCGTAGCCTGAATTTGGTCATTTCCCTGCTAGCTGTAATGAAAACAGGTGCGGCATTTGTCCCGCTAGACGTGCAAAGTCCGAGCGAACGGAAAAAGCAGCTACTGGATGAATTGGATTGTCCGGTTACGCTGATCGGGCCAGAAATACGTCAAGAACCGTCATTCTTGCAATTGACACGTGCTGTAATCGTCGATGCGGATGAAATCCGGGAAGAAGAGGACTTCCATATCCAGGTAGATGTGGACGACCCGATTTATGTGATCTATACATCTGGTTCCACCGGCAAACCAAAAGGAGTTGTCATTCCTCATATCGGTATTTTCAATCGTTTTCGCTGGATGGATGAGCATTACGGTTGTACGGAACAGGACGCCATTTTCCAGACGACTCCCCATCACTACGACAGTTCGGTCTGGCAACTTTTCTGGCCGCTTTTGCATGGTGGACGTACGGTATTGCCGATTCCTGAATTCGAGATGACGCTCGATCAAGTGTTGAACGCCATTTCAACTTATCAGATTACGATTACGGACTTTGTGCCGTCGGTCTTCAACCTGCTGGTGGATCAAATGGAAACACGGATGGACATACACGACTCACTTTCTTCGATTCGCCACCTGATCTTGGGGGGGGAGGAAATTACGGCTCACACTGTGCACCTGTTTCTTCAGCGGTTTCCCCACGTTCGTATCACGAATCTGTACGGTCCGACGGAGACGTCTATTGGTGTCATCTACTTTGAGATCGACCATACCCATGAGGGGCCGATACCGATCGGTAAGCCGATAGCCAATACGAAAATTTTACTTCTGGGTTCCAATCGCAAACTTGTTCCGGCTGGACATCAAGGGGAGATTTATATAACTGGCTTGTGCTTGGGCCACGGTTACTTGCACGATCCTGAGAAAACAGCAGCCAGCTTTGTTGACAATCCTTATCCGGAAATTGGATATCAAAAGCTTTACCGGACAGGCGATCTTGGGCGTTATCTGCCGAATGGCAATATTAAGTTCTGCGGTCGCATCGATCATCAAGTAAAAGTACGCGGGCACCGAATTGAGCTGGGCGAGATTGATGAGGTGCTATTGTCCCATCCGCTAGTAAAAGAGTGTGCCGTGATATTTGAAGAAGAGAAGGCTCGATTGTGCGCGTACTACGTAGCGAATGCTCAGGAATTGACCGCAAGTGACTTGCGTGGTTATCTCAGTGAACGGCTTCCTGATCACATGATCCCTTCCTTTTTTGTCAGCATTGAAAAAATGCCTTTAACAGCAGGGGGCAAGATCAATCGCAAGCTACTGCCTGAAGTGGATGAACAACAGGTGTCCGATGCTGAATATGTAGCTCCACGAAACGAGAAGGAAGAACAGCTGGTTACCATCTGGAAAGAAATCCTGGGCATTGAAAAAGTGGGGGTACACGACAGCTTTTTCCAGCTGGGAGGGAATTCCCTGCTGTTGCTTAAAATGCATGCGCAAATGGTAAAACAAGTGGATAGCGAGATTAGCGTCGCACATTTGTTCTCCTACTACACAATTGCCATGTTTGTGGATTTTCTCGAACAAAGAAAACAGGATCAGTTTGCATCTATGGAAGATCAAAGCGATGATGATGAATCCCTTCTGGAATTGCTGAGGGAGGTCAAGGAGGGAGTTCTCTCCGTAGACAAGGGTGCCGAACTGATCGACAAAAGGAAGGGGAAATAA